Proteins from one Phyllobacterium zundukense genomic window:
- a CDS encoding xanthine dehydrogenase family protein molybdopterin-binding subunit, whose protein sequence is MDALNLNEPTSGPGTSRRTFLKGGGLLLGFALLGGTTTSVFAANAAQVPEDEVKAPFAPNGFIRIDPKGTVTLVMPMVEMGQGTYTSLAMLLAEELEVDLDQVQVQHAPPNDALYANSILHIQSTGLSSSVRAFWTPLRQAGAVGRTLLIAAAAKEWGVEPATCKAAHGVVTDVSGTKHLSYGELAEAASKLPVPAADSVKLKNPKDFTLIGTPAKRVDTPMKVDGRAIYGIDTKLPGMKVAAIAISPVFGGKVKTVDEKAALAVKGVHQVVKIDEAVAVVADHLGAAKKGLEAAAIEWDDGPHATVNSADIIKELEEKSKQPGAVARNEGDAEKALGSAAQRIDAIYQVPFLAHATMEPMNCTVHMQKDSCDIWVGTQVPTLTQMVLAGVTGFPKEAIRIHNHLLGGGFGRRLEPDGTVLAVKIAKQVDGPVKVVWSREEDIQHDMYRPYYYDRMSAGLDADGKPVAWTHRIAGSSIFARYIPQAFVNGLDPDAVEGAAEPPYALPNIHVDYVQVEPPGVPTAFWRGVGPTHNIFVVESFMDELAHAAKQDPVAYRKALLANNPRALGVLTLAAEKAGWGTPLPDGQGRGVSVAFVFGSYVAQVAEVEVGPDGAVKVNRIVCGLDCGMSVNPDTIEAQIEGGSIFGLTAALHGAITIKDGRVEQSNFDNYLPMRIDEVPVIETHLIKSVEAPGGIGEVPTAIVSAAVTNAIFAATGKRVRTLPVDPEMLKSSS, encoded by the coding sequence ATGGACGCGCTTAACCTCAACGAACCAACCTCCGGACCCGGCACCTCGCGCCGCACCTTCCTGAAAGGCGGCGGACTGCTTCTCGGCTTCGCCCTGCTCGGTGGTACGACGACATCGGTCTTTGCAGCCAACGCAGCGCAGGTGCCCGAGGATGAAGTAAAGGCACCCTTCGCGCCGAATGGCTTCATTCGCATAGACCCCAAGGGCACGGTCACGCTGGTCATGCCAATGGTTGAAATGGGCCAAGGTACATATACCTCGCTTGCCATGTTGTTGGCCGAGGAACTGGAAGTTGATCTCGATCAAGTCCAGGTGCAGCATGCACCGCCCAACGACGCGCTCTATGCAAATTCGATCTTGCATATTCAATCAACCGGCCTTTCATCATCGGTACGAGCGTTCTGGACGCCATTGCGGCAGGCTGGCGCTGTCGGCCGCACGCTTTTGATCGCGGCTGCGGCCAAAGAATGGGGCGTCGAACCTGCGACCTGCAAAGCCGCACATGGCGTGGTCACCGACGTCTCCGGCACAAAACATCTGAGCTACGGCGAACTGGCGGAGGCTGCATCAAAGCTGCCCGTACCGGCGGCGGACAGCGTCAAACTGAAGAATCCCAAGGATTTCACCCTGATCGGCACACCTGCCAAGCGAGTCGACACGCCGATGAAGGTCGACGGCCGCGCCATCTATGGCATCGATACCAAATTGCCGGGAATGAAAGTTGCAGCGATTGCGATTTCGCCGGTGTTTGGCGGCAAGGTGAAGACGGTCGATGAAAAGGCAGCCCTCGCCGTGAAGGGGGTGCATCAGGTCGTCAAGATCGATGAGGCCGTAGCGGTGGTCGCAGACCATCTGGGTGCGGCCAAGAAAGGGCTGGAAGCCGCTGCCATCGAATGGGATGACGGCCCGCATGCCACGGTAAACAGTGCGGACATTATCAAGGAGCTCGAAGAAAAGTCGAAGCAGCCCGGCGCGGTCGCACGCAATGAAGGCGATGCGGAAAAGGCACTTGGATCGGCGGCACAGCGCATCGATGCGATTTATCAGGTGCCGTTCCTTGCCCACGCGACCATGGAGCCGATGAACTGTACGGTCCATATGCAAAAGGACAGCTGCGATATCTGGGTTGGCACGCAGGTGCCGACATTGACCCAGATGGTGCTTGCCGGCGTTACCGGTTTCCCAAAGGAAGCGATCCGGATTCACAACCACCTCCTGGGTGGAGGTTTCGGCCGCCGTCTCGAGCCCGACGGTACAGTCTTGGCCGTCAAGATAGCAAAACAAGTCGATGGCCCCGTCAAGGTCGTCTGGAGCCGCGAGGAAGATATCCAGCACGACATGTACCGGCCCTACTATTATGATCGGATGTCCGCCGGACTGGACGCCGATGGCAAGCCGGTCGCATGGACCCATCGTATCGCCGGTTCGTCCATTTTTGCGCGTTACATACCGCAGGCTTTCGTTAACGGCCTCGATCCTGACGCTGTGGAGGGGGCAGCCGAACCGCCCTATGCCTTGCCGAATATCCATGTGGATTATGTACAGGTTGAGCCGCCTGGTGTTCCAACCGCTTTCTGGCGCGGTGTTGGTCCAACTCATAATATCTTTGTGGTCGAAAGCTTCATGGATGAGCTCGCCCATGCCGCAAAGCAGGATCCGGTTGCCTACCGCAAGGCGCTGCTCGCAAACAACCCGCGTGCGCTCGGCGTATTGACCTTGGCTGCGGAGAAAGCCGGGTGGGGCACGCCCTTGCCCGATGGTCAGGGTCGCGGCGTCTCGGTGGCATTCGTGTTTGGCTCCTACGTCGCTCAGGTGGCCGAGGTGGAGGTTGGTCCTGACGGGGCCGTCAAGGTCAATCGCATTGTCTGCGGACTTGATTGCGGTATGTCGGTCAATCCCGATACGATCGAAGCACAGATCGAAGGCGGCTCTATCTTCGGCCTCACCGCCGCCTTGCACGGTGCGATTACAATAAAGGACGGCCGCGTGGAGCAGAGTAATTTCGACAATTACCTTCCCATGCGGATCGATGAAGTGCCGGTTATCGAGACGCATCTCATCAAAAGCGTAGAGGCGCCTGGCGGTATTGGTGAAGTGCCGACCGCCATTGTCAGCGCGGCCGTGACCAACGCAATATTTGCCGCCACCGGCAAGCGCGTCCGCACACTGCCTGTCGACCCGGAAATGCTGAAATCATCCAGCTAA
- a CDS encoding LysR substrate-binding domain-containing protein codes for MDNRAGEMEVFVQAVDLNSFSAAGRRLGLTPSAVSKIITRIEERLGTRLLVRSTRTLRLTPEGEIYHQRALRIVAEIDEAERAVASGASAAPRGLLRVNSSVPVGMMCILPLVPKFLRCYPEVELDVSLSDGVVDLIEERADVAIRVGPMRSSSLKARKLFESRVVVIASPAYLAEHGTPMHPRDLERHNCLNFNFRRILNEWPFRDPKTGEVDSIAVAGNFLSNNGSTAQQMCVAGLGIARLGLFHVRADIEAGRLVALLEDYNPGDIELVHAVFVGHEYLAARVRSFVDFLAENLGTDTAGSTSTHGELPHND; via the coding sequence ATGGACAATCGAGCTGGAGAGATGGAAGTTTTCGTTCAGGCGGTTGACCTCAACAGCTTCTCTGCTGCGGGGCGGCGCCTCGGCCTTACGCCGTCCGCCGTCAGTAAAATCATCACCCGTATCGAAGAGAGGCTGGGGACCCGTCTGCTCGTGCGCTCGACGCGTACGCTGAGATTGACGCCGGAGGGTGAAATCTATCATCAGCGGGCGCTGCGCATCGTGGCGGAGATTGACGAGGCGGAACGGGCCGTCGCCTCAGGTGCCTCGGCAGCGCCGCGTGGACTGTTGCGGGTGAATTCTTCTGTGCCAGTCGGGATGATGTGCATTTTACCGCTCGTTCCCAAATTCTTGCGGTGTTACCCGGAGGTAGAACTCGATGTTTCCCTGAGCGACGGCGTGGTTGATCTGATCGAGGAGCGTGCCGACGTCGCCATCCGCGTTGGACCCATGCGCAGTTCGAGCCTGAAGGCGCGCAAGCTCTTCGAGAGCCGGGTGGTGGTCATCGCTTCACCAGCCTATCTGGCCGAGCACGGCACCCCGATGCATCCACGTGACCTTGAGCGTCACAACTGCCTCAACTTCAATTTTCGGCGGATACTGAATGAGTGGCCGTTTCGCGATCCCAAAACCGGGGAGGTCGATTCGATCGCGGTCGCTGGAAACTTCCTGTCGAACAATGGATCGACAGCGCAGCAGATGTGCGTGGCCGGGCTTGGCATCGCCCGACTGGGCCTCTTCCATGTCAGGGCTGACATCGAAGCTGGACGGCTGGTCGCGTTGCTCGAGGACTACAACCCGGGTGACATTGAACTCGTCCATGCGGTATTTGTCGGGCATGAATACCTTGCGGCGCGCGTGCGGAGCTTCGTTGATTTTTTAGCCGAGAATTTGGGGACGGACACGGCGGGCTCGACAAGCACGCACGGTGAGCTGCCACACAACGATTGA
- a CDS encoding MFS transporter: MPLALLALTISAYAIGTTEFVIVGLLPTVASDLNITLPLAGLIVSVYALGVTFGAPILTALTGRIERKPLLLGLMALFIVGNTAAALSPTYELLLVARVLSAFAHGVFFSVGATIAADLVAPNRRASAIAMMFLGLTVAIVTGVPLGTFIGQQLGWRATFWAVSGLGVVALVAIAILLPSKIAKAEPARLIDQVRVLASGRLLLAFAMTALGYGGTFVMFTFLAPVLQEITGYAGSTVSLILVLYGLSIAMGNMVGGRVADGNPVGALAVMFTLQAAVLAIFTFTAVSPIWSLVTLAALGALSFSNVPGLQLYVVQLAKIHTPETVDVASALNIAAFNLGIAGGAFLGGLIVASPLGLGATPWVGSLLVVGALGLTLWSQMLDRRATTEALATC, translated from the coding sequence ATGCCTCTCGCTCTTCTGGCGTTGACAATCAGCGCCTATGCCATCGGAACGACGGAATTCGTCATCGTTGGCCTTCTGCCCACAGTCGCCTCCGATCTCAATATTACGCTGCCGTTAGCCGGTCTTATCGTCAGTGTTTATGCACTCGGCGTAACCTTCGGCGCGCCGATTCTCACCGCTCTGACCGGCCGTATCGAGCGCAAGCCTCTGCTGCTCGGTCTGATGGCGCTTTTCATCGTCGGCAATACCGCCGCCGCGCTCTCGCCGACCTATGAACTACTGCTCGTCGCCCGCGTGCTCAGTGCTTTTGCCCACGGCGTATTCTTCTCGGTCGGCGCCACCATCGCTGCCGATCTGGTGGCTCCAAACCGCCGCGCGTCCGCCATCGCCATGATGTTCCTGGGCCTGACCGTCGCGATCGTTACGGGTGTGCCGCTTGGCACCTTCATAGGACAGCAGCTCGGCTGGCGTGCAACATTCTGGGCCGTATCCGGACTTGGCGTCGTTGCCTTGGTCGCCATCGCAATCCTTCTACCTTCAAAGATTGCCAAGGCAGAACCGGCGCGGCTCATTGATCAGGTTCGAGTGCTCGCCAGTGGCCGTCTGCTTCTCGCCTTTGCCATGACGGCGCTAGGTTATGGCGGCACCTTCGTCATGTTCACATTCCTTGCGCCCGTCCTTCAGGAAATCACAGGCTACGCCGGTTCGACCGTCAGCCTGATACTCGTCCTCTACGGTCTTTCCATTGCGATGGGCAACATGGTTGGCGGACGCGTCGCCGATGGTAATCCGGTCGGCGCCCTCGCGGTCATGTTCACGCTGCAAGCTGCAGTGCTGGCGATTTTCACCTTCACGGCGGTTTCACCCATATGGTCTTTGGTGACGCTCGCCGCTCTCGGGGCACTCTCCTTCTCCAATGTTCCCGGCCTTCAGCTCTACGTCGTGCAACTTGCCAAGATTCACACACCTGAAACGGTCGACGTCGCTTCGGCACTGAACATCGCCGCCTTCAATCTCGGCATTGCCGGCGGCGCATTCCTCGGCGGCCTCATCGTCGCCTCGCCGCTCGGGCTCGGCGCAACACCCTGGGTCGGTTCGCTTCTGGTGGTCGGCGCGCTCGGTCTGACCCTCTGGAGCCAGATGCTCGACCGCCGTGCAACGACCGAAGCTCTCGCCACCTGCTAA
- a CDS encoding SpoVR family protein — protein sequence MNKRADTSNLLFQSSEWNFNTLYRTYDAIKEIALDELGLDVYPNQLEIISSEQMLDAYSSNGMPLIYRHWSFGKHFVYEEHHYRKGHRGLAYELVINSNPCITYLMEENTMSMQTLVTAHAAFGHNHFFKNNYLFKQWTDADAILNYMEFAKGYIARCEEKYGLAAVEPIIDAAHALMEQAVFRYNRPPRNSPMKERARVRDRLEYEERAFSDLWRTLPQRKADEDPSETERDLSERKKTLNLPEENLLYFIEKNSIILEPWQREILRIVRVVAQYFYPQRQTKVMNEGCATFVHYTIMNMMFDKGQLSEGNLLEMLHSHSNVVFQPGFDDPRFSGLNPYALGFAMMQDIERICTEPTAEDRDWFPEFAGNGDWRGTLLDAWANHRDESFILQYLSPALIRKFRLFALEDETKENHYRVASIHNERGYESIRSTLARSYDIGVNQPNIQVVDVDFRGNRHLHLQHTVRDGIVLDEHARSATLRHVRRLWGYDVSLVGVEAGSEKILYETSSNKLAE from the coding sequence ATGAACAAGCGCGCAGACACCTCGAATCTTCTGTTTCAGAGTTCCGAATGGAATTTCAACACGCTGTACCGCACTTATGACGCGATCAAGGAGATCGCGCTCGACGAACTCGGTCTTGATGTCTATCCCAACCAGCTGGAAATCATTTCCTCCGAGCAGATGCTTGATGCCTATTCCTCCAATGGCATGCCGCTGATCTACCGGCACTGGTCATTCGGCAAGCATTTCGTTTATGAAGAGCACCATTATCGCAAGGGGCATCGTGGTCTTGCTTATGAATTGGTCATCAATTCCAATCCCTGCATCACCTATCTGATGGAAGAAAACACCATGTCGATGCAGACATTGGTGACTGCACACGCCGCCTTCGGCCACAACCATTTTTTCAAGAACAACTATCTGTTCAAACAGTGGACGGATGCCGATGCCATTCTGAATTATATGGAGTTCGCCAAAGGCTATATCGCACGCTGCGAGGAAAAGTATGGCCTCGCTGCAGTGGAGCCCATTATCGATGCCGCCCATGCACTAATGGAACAGGCGGTGTTCCGTTATAACCGGCCTCCGCGTAATTCGCCCATGAAAGAGCGTGCGCGAGTCCGCGATCGGCTGGAATACGAAGAGCGCGCCTTCAGTGACCTATGGCGCACCCTGCCGCAGCGCAAGGCCGACGAGGATCCCAGCGAAACAGAGCGGGATTTGTCCGAGCGCAAGAAGACACTCAACCTTCCGGAAGAAAACCTTCTCTATTTCATCGAGAAGAACAGCATCATCCTCGAACCATGGCAGCGGGAAATCCTGCGCATTGTTCGTGTCGTCGCGCAATATTTTTATCCGCAGCGCCAGACCAAGGTGATGAACGAGGGCTGCGCCACCTTCGTCCACTACACGATCATGAATATGATGTTCGACAAAGGGCAGCTCAGCGAAGGCAATCTCCTGGAGATGCTGCACAGCCATTCCAACGTCGTGTTTCAGCCAGGGTTCGATGACCCGCGTTTTTCCGGCCTCAACCCTTATGCGCTCGGTTTTGCCATGATGCAGGATATCGAGCGAATCTGCACCGAGCCCACTGCTGAGGATCGCGACTGGTTTCCGGAGTTTGCCGGCAATGGCGATTGGCGTGGGACCTTGCTCGACGCCTGGGCCAATCACCGCGACGAATCGTTTATCCTGCAATATTTGAGCCCGGCGCTCATTCGCAAGTTTCGACTGTTTGCGCTTGAGGACGAGACCAAGGAAAATCACTACAGGGTTGCGTCCATCCACAATGAGCGCGGTTACGAGAGTATTCGCAGCACATTGGCGCGGAGCTATGACATTGGCGTGAACCAGCCCAACATCCAGGTCGTCGATGTGGATTTTCGCGGCAACCGGCATCTCCACCTGCAACACACGGTGCGGGACGGTATCGTTCTCGACGAGCACGCCCGCAGCGCCACTTTGCGGCACGTCCGCCGGCTTTGGGGTTATGACGTCAGCCTTGTCGGTGTCGAAGCAGGCTCGGAAAAAATCCTTTACGAAACCTCCTCTAATAAGCTCGCAGAATAG
- a CDS encoding PrkA family serine protein kinase — MTTQASDVFSLFSEIYSSEKQEEMSLQEYLLACRNDPKMFATASERMVDAIGEPTLVDTSDDERLGRIFLNRTIKIYPAFADFYGMEDTIERIVGYFRYAAQGLEERKQILYLLGPVGGGKSSLAERLKQLMEHRPIYTLKAGSQISPIFESPLGLFHPERMSGLLEDKYGIARRRLNGLISPWATKRLDEFAGDISKFSVVKIMPSRLRQIGIAKTEPGDDNNQDVSSLVGKVDIRQLENFSQADPDAYSFSGGLNRTTQGMLEFVEMFKAPIKVLHPLLTATQEGNYNGTENFGAFPFQGIILAHSNESEWLQFKNNKNNEAFLDRMSVVKVPYCLRVTEEKQIYEKLLRESELLNNPCAPEVLEILSRFTVSTRMAEHENSPLYTKMRVYDGENLRESDPKAKSVQEYRDAAGVDEGMNGISTRFAFKVLSETFNYDTKQVAADPVHLMYVLEQAIKREQFPQEIEANYLDFIKTELASRYAEFIGHEIQKAYLESYSEYGQNLFDRYIAYADAWIEDQDYKDPDTGQILNRGILDSELSQIEKPAGIANPKDFRNEVVKFTLRAKAKNNGRNPSWTSYEKLREVIEKRMFGQVEDLLPVISFGSKKDGATEKQHTEFVQRMVERGYTERQVRRLVDWYMRVNKAG, encoded by the coding sequence ATGACTACGCAAGCGTCTGACGTATTTAGCCTCTTCTCTGAGATCTACAGCAGCGAGAAGCAGGAAGAGATGAGCCTGCAGGAATATCTCCTCGCTTGCCGCAATGATCCAAAGATGTTTGCCACCGCTTCCGAACGAATGGTTGACGCTATTGGCGAGCCGACCTTGGTCGATACCAGCGATGACGAACGCCTCGGGCGGATCTTTCTCAACCGCACCATCAAGATCTACCCCGCCTTTGCTGACTTCTACGGTATGGAAGACACGATCGAACGGATCGTCGGTTATTTCCGTTATGCCGCCCAAGGTCTCGAGGAACGTAAGCAGATACTTTATCTGCTGGGACCCGTTGGTGGTGGCAAGTCTTCGTTGGCCGAGCGGCTGAAGCAACTCATGGAGCACCGGCCCATCTACACGCTGAAGGCCGGGAGCCAGATCAGCCCGATTTTCGAATCTCCGCTGGGCCTTTTCCACCCGGAGCGAATGTCCGGGTTGCTCGAGGATAAGTATGGAATTGCCCGTCGACGCCTCAACGGTCTGATCTCGCCGTGGGCCACAAAGCGGCTTGACGAGTTTGCCGGCGATATCTCTAAATTCAGCGTCGTCAAGATTATGCCATCGCGATTGCGCCAGATCGGCATTGCCAAGACGGAACCCGGCGACGACAACAACCAGGATGTCTCGTCACTGGTCGGCAAGGTCGATATTCGCCAGCTCGAGAATTTCAGCCAGGCCGATCCTGACGCCTATTCCTTTAGTGGCGGCTTGAACCGGACGACGCAGGGCATGCTTGAATTCGTCGAAATGTTCAAAGCGCCGATCAAGGTCCTGCATCCTTTGCTGACGGCGACGCAGGAGGGTAACTACAACGGGACCGAGAATTTTGGTGCTTTCCCGTTCCAGGGTATCATTCTTGCACACTCGAACGAATCTGAATGGCTGCAGTTCAAGAACAACAAGAACAACGAAGCGTTCCTCGATCGCATGTCGGTGGTCAAAGTTCCCTATTGCCTGCGGGTCACCGAGGAAAAGCAGATCTACGAAAAGCTGCTGCGTGAGAGCGAGCTCTTGAATAACCCATGTGCACCGGAAGTGCTGGAGATACTTAGTCGGTTTACGGTCTCCACCCGCATGGCGGAGCATGAAAACTCGCCGCTCTATACCAAGATGCGCGTCTATGACGGCGAAAATCTGAGAGAGTCCGATCCCAAAGCCAAATCCGTGCAGGAATATCGCGATGCGGCCGGTGTCGATGAAGGCATGAACGGCATCAGCACGCGATTTGCCTTCAAAGTACTTTCGGAAACCTTCAATTACGACACCAAGCAGGTGGCGGCCGATCCCGTGCATCTCATGTATGTGCTGGAACAGGCAATCAAACGTGAGCAGTTCCCCCAGGAGATCGAAGCTAACTATCTCGATTTCATAAAGACTGAACTCGCCTCGCGCTATGCCGAATTCATCGGCCACGAAATCCAGAAAGCCTATCTGGAATCTTATAGTGAATACGGCCAAAACCTGTTTGACCGCTACATCGCCTACGCAGACGCGTGGATCGAAGACCAGGACTACAAGGATCCAGACACGGGGCAGATACTCAACCGGGGCATTCTCGACAGCGAATTATCTCAGATCGAAAAGCCTGCGGGCATCGCCAATCCGAAGGACTTCCGCAACGAGGTGGTAAAGTTCACCCTGCGTGCCAAGGCCAAGAACAATGGCCGCAATCCATCATGGACGAGCTACGAAAAGTTGCGCGAAGTCATCGAGAAGCGCATGTTCGGTCAGGTCGAGGATTTGCTACCGGTTATCAGTTTCGGCTCGAAGAAGGATGGCGCAACCGAGAAGCAGCACACGGAATTCGTCCAGCGCATGGTCGAACGCGGTTATACAGAGCGGCAGGTTCGCCGTCTGGTCGATTGGTACATGCGGGTGAACAAGGCCGGCTGA
- a CDS encoding protein-L-isoaspartate O-methyltransferase family protein → MTDPDELKIVRRSFAKQILASVGVEDHRIENAFADVPREDFLGPGPWPMRRFGIGYVDTPNADPVYLYTDDLVGISPERHINNGEPSLHAHLLWCAHPVAGEHIVHVGAGVGYYTAIMAHLAGPSGHVTGIELETDLAARAKSNLSAFPNVEVIEGDGTKVEFEPADIIYVNAGATRPSDTWLDRLKDGGRLVLPMTTDDGYSSRSRRSRPRGAVFVITREGQDFAARWVSGVAIYPCAGLRDEKSEDALAKAFANGGWDRVTRLYRSDDIADDRCWLKGAGWALAYD, encoded by the coding sequence ATGACCGATCCTGACGAACTGAAGATTGTTCGCCGCTCATTCGCCAAGCAGATATTGGCGAGCGTTGGCGTTGAGGATCACCGTATCGAAAATGCCTTTGCGGACGTTCCGCGCGAGGATTTTCTCGGACCCGGACCGTGGCCGATGCGCCGTTTCGGCATTGGCTATGTCGATACGCCAAACGCCGATCCAGTTTACCTCTACACGGACGATCTGGTCGGGATATCGCCCGAGCGGCACATCAACAACGGGGAACCGTCATTGCACGCGCACCTGTTATGGTGCGCCCATCCAGTTGCAGGCGAACATATTGTGCATGTCGGCGCGGGGGTCGGCTATTACACGGCGATCATGGCACATCTGGCGGGACCGTCCGGGCACGTTACGGGAATTGAGTTGGAGACTGACCTTGCGGCACGCGCCAAGTCCAATCTTTCGGCTTTTCCGAACGTTGAAGTGATTGAAGGTGACGGCACGAAAGTCGAGTTCGAACCGGCGGACATAATTTACGTCAATGCGGGTGCGACGCGCCCTTCCGATACTTGGCTGGACCGGCTCAAAGACGGCGGGCGGCTGGTTTTGCCTATGACGACCGATGATGGATATTCCAGCCGGAGCCGGCGCAGCAGGCCCCGCGGTGCCGTGTTCGTTATCACGCGTGAAGGACAAGACTTTGCGGCGCGCTGGGTGTCAGGTGTAGCCATCTATCCGTGTGCCGGCCTGCGGGACGAAAAGTCGGAGGATGCACTCGCAAAGGCCTTTGCGAATGGCGGCTGGGATCGCGTTACGCGCCTGTACCGCAGCGACGACATCGCGGATGATCGCTGCTGGCTCAAAGGCGCCGGCTGGGCACTGGCCTATGACTGA
- a CDS encoding YeaH/YhbH family protein, which yields MPNFIDRRLNPKDKSLSNRQRFLRRARVELKRVINEKISTEKITDVDAGHAISLPVSGTSEPSFAPDRATGRREYVLPGNREFVLGDRLPKPGAGGGAGAGKGGAADLELEDDFRFVLSREEVLDLFFEDLELPDMVKSSLKEAIAFKPRRAGFTTAGAPTNINVGRSMRNSFGRRIALRRPKQADLDAIADEITLLEAEAKPSPASLERLAELRRELEVLQRRRKLVAYIDPVDIRFNRFEPMPVPNANAVMFCLMDVSGSMGEREKDLAKRFFVLLHLFLKRRYERIDIVFIRHTHQAHEVDEETFFHSTQSGGTVVSTALEEMRRIIEDRYPSRDWNIYAAQASDGDNLTGDSENCVNLLNNELMKLCQYYAYVEILDERESAIFRSTDNGTSLWRSYRLVGTNWRNFQMTRIAKPGDIYPVFHQLFAKQPKTAKSG from the coding sequence ATGCCGAACTTCATTGATCGCCGCCTGAACCCGAAAGACAAAAGCCTGAGCAATCGCCAGCGCTTTTTAAGGCGCGCGCGCGTGGAGTTGAAGCGGGTCATCAATGAGAAGATATCGACTGAAAAGATAACGGACGTCGATGCCGGGCACGCTATTTCTCTGCCGGTGAGCGGCACCAGCGAACCCAGTTTCGCGCCGGACCGCGCTACGGGCCGCCGCGAATATGTCTTGCCGGGCAATCGGGAATTCGTTCTGGGCGATCGCTTGCCAAAGCCAGGTGCCGGCGGCGGCGCGGGTGCCGGCAAAGGCGGCGCGGCCGATCTCGAACTCGAAGACGATTTCCGTTTTGTGCTGTCACGTGAGGAGGTCCTCGACCTGTTTTTCGAGGATCTGGAACTCCCGGACATGGTCAAGTCGAGCCTGAAGGAAGCCATTGCTTTCAAGCCTCGTCGCGCTGGCTTTACGACTGCCGGAGCCCCGACCAATATCAATGTCGGGCGATCCATGCGCAACAGTTTCGGTCGGCGTATTGCCTTGCGGAGACCGAAGCAAGCCGATCTGGATGCTATCGCCGATGAGATCACTTTACTGGAGGCCGAGGCAAAACCAAGTCCGGCATCGCTCGAGCGCCTTGCCGAATTGCGCCGGGAACTTGAGGTCTTGCAACGGCGGCGCAAATTGGTGGCCTATATCGACCCCGTCGATATTCGCTTCAACCGCTTCGAGCCCATGCCCGTGCCGAACGCCAATGCGGTCATGTTCTGCCTGATGGATGTTTCCGGTTCCATGGGCGAGCGCGAAAAGGATCTCGCCAAGCGATTCTTCGTCCTGCTGCACCTGTTTCTCAAGCGCCGGTATGAGCGCATTGATATCGTCTTCATCCGCCATACCCACCAGGCTCACGAAGTCGATGAGGAGACATTCTTCCACAGCACACAAAGCGGCGGAACGGTCGTATCCACAGCGTTGGAGGAAATGCGGCGTATCATCGAAGACCGTTATCCCAGCAGGGACTGGAACATTTACGCGGCCCAGGCATCAGATGGAGACAATCTGACGGGCGATTCCGAAAATTGCGTCAATCTTCTGAACAACGAACTGATGAAGCTTTGCCAATATTATGCCTATGTCGAGATTCTGGATGAACGGGAAAGCGCGATTTTCAGATCGACGGACAATGGTACCTCACTTTGGCGCTCCTATCGCCTTGTCGGAACGAACTGGCGCAATTTCCAGATGACGCGAATAGCCAAGCCCGGCGACATATATCCGGTGTTCCATCAGCTTTTTGCCAAGCAACCAAAAACAGCGAAAAGTGGTTGA
- a CDS encoding (2Fe-2S)-binding protein: MAHSLKINGTAHSVDVDDDTPLLWVIRDVLGMTGTKFGCGAALCGACTVHIDGVATRSCITTVDSIGDSAITTIEAIGETPQGAALQKAWLDLEVIQCGYCQSGQLMSAAALLTETPKPTDEDINSAMSGNVCRCGTYQRIRAAIKQAAEA; the protein is encoded by the coding sequence ATGGCCCATAGTCTTAAGATTAACGGAACCGCTCACAGCGTGGACGTCGATGACGACACACCACTGCTTTGGGTAATACGCGACGTGCTCGGCATGACCGGCACAAAGTTCGGCTGCGGCGCTGCCCTTTGTGGGGCGTGCACTGTCCACATCGACGGCGTCGCAACACGCTCCTGCATTACGACCGTCGACAGCATCGGCGATAGTGCCATCACCACCATCGAAGCGATCGGAGAGACGCCGCAAGGAGCGGCGTTGCAAAAAGCCTGGTTAGATCTCGAAGTCATTCAGTGCGGCTACTGTCAATCCGGCCAGCTCATGTCGGCTGCCGCTCTTTTGACGGAAACACCAAAGCCCACGGACGAAGACATCAACAGCGCCATGTCCGGTAATGTCTGCCGCTGTGGCACCTATCAGCGCATTCGCGCCGCAATCAAGCAAGCAGCGGAGGCCTGA